The following are encoded together in the Phaseolus vulgaris cultivar G19833 chromosome 9, P. vulgaris v2.0, whole genome shotgun sequence genome:
- the LOC137820465 gene encoding eukaryotic translation initiation factor 5A-4: MSDEEHHFESKADAGASKTYPQQAGTIRKNGYIVIKGRPCKVVEVSTSKTGKHGHAKCHFVGIDIFTAKKLEDIVPSSHNCDVPHVNRTDYQLIDISEDGFVSLLTENGNTKDDLRLPTDDNLLSQIKDGFAEGKDLVVSVMSAMGEEQINALKDIGPKN, encoded by the exons ATGTCGGACGAAGAACACCACTTCGAATCCAAGGCCGATGCCGGAGCTTCCAAGACCTATCCCCAGCAAGCCGGCACCATTCGCAAAAACGGCTACATCGTCATCAAGGGTCGTCCCTGCAAG GTTGTTGAAGTTTCCACTTCCAAGACGGGTAAGCACGGTCATGCTAAGTGTCACTTTGTTGGGATTGATATTTTCACTGCCAAGAAGCTTGAAGATATTGTGCCCTCGTCCCACAACTGTGAT GTTCCCCATGTGAATCGTACTGATTACCAGTTGATTGATATTTCTGAGGATGGATTT GTTAGCTTGCTTACTGAAAATGGAAACACCAAGGATGACCTGAGGCTTCCTACCGATGACAATCTGCTTAGTCAG ATAAAGGATGGATTTGCTGAGGGTAAGGACCTTGTAGTTTCAGTTATGTCTGCAATGGGTGAGGAGCAGATCAATGCCCTGAAGGATATTGGGCCAAAGAACTAG
- the LOC137822358 gene encoding protein FAR1-RELATED SEQUENCE 5-like, protein MEVGLITKRSDDVKMICSMEELMNFVHQHNWLRGLWFDIANGKQGRKTYVLLGCERRASYRKYKDGLEVTVTGRLKANEHSMLVDMTKSMVKPCNILRTLKENNKDNMTTIKQVHNARYLYKILVRGLRTEFQQLMMLLDCDNCVHWSTCHESSNIVSDIFWTHPDVVKLLNAFNIVFLMDTTYKTNKYRLPLFEIVGVTCTGLSFSDGFVFLSNEKEKNFIWALQKYRGSLLTSHVGPEVIVCDRDLALMNVINIVFPKAKNLLC, encoded by the exons ATGGAAGTTGGATTAATTACAAAAAGATCCGATGATGTAAAAATGATATGTAGTATGGAAGAACTAATGAATTTTGTGCATCAACATAACTGGTTGAGGGGACTATG GTTTGACATAGCAAATGGAAAGCAAGGGAGAAAGACATATGTCTTGTTAGGCTGTGAAAGAAGGGCTAGTTATAGAAAGTACAAGGATGGTTTGGAGGTTACTGTAACTG GCAGATTAAAAGCGAATGAACATTCCATGCTTGTAGATATGACTAAAAGCATGGTTAAGCCATGTAACATACTACGTACTTTGAAGGAGAATAATAAGGATAATATGACAACAATAAAGCAAGTGCACAATGCAAGATACTTGTACAAGATATTAGTTAGAGGACTAAGAACTGAATTTCAACAGTTAATGATGttgttagattgtgacaactgtGTACACTGGAGTACATGTCATGAGTCTTCCAATATTGTTAGCGATATTTTTTGGACTCATCCTGATGTGGTGAAACTTTTGAATGCATTTAACATTGTATTCTTGATGGATACGacttacaaaacaaacaaatatagaCTTCCTTTGTTTGAGATTGTTGGTGTGACTTGTACAGGTTTGTCCTTCTCTGATGGTTTTGTGTTCTTATCCAAcgagaaagaaaagaacttcATATGGGCACTACAAAAATATAGAGGATCACTTTTGACATCGCATGTAGGTCCTGAAGTCATTGTTTGTGATAGAGATCTTGCTTTGATGAATGTCATCAATATTGTGTTTCCTAAAGCAAAAAACCTTCTTTGTTAG
- the LOC137821686 gene encoding uncharacterized protein, whose product MDDDQTPVRPRSGRGSRGPTRLKRLALRRAAGEKTHVDIDVNTGVAFGPKADEFMSYLGVVSRERLSILINSWDEVSEVDRNMLWEDVLANFDIPDVEPLRSKILSNIALKFRTFKSRLTSRYIFGDLKDENPCLKYQHIDEETWRLFRESRENEAWMDRRKKAQEIALKNLTPHVMSRSGYRKLEQTLMVEKEKSQQGTYSENVETRVTSPPPPFRHEKWKRARIKKSGAPSSEQSGVIIEKIVSYFCYFQFF is encoded by the exons atggatgacgaccaGACTCCAGTCAGACCTCGATCTGGGCGAGGtagtagaggacctactagattgaagcgtcttgcattgagacgtgctgctggtgagaagacacatgttgacattgacgtcaacactggagtggcttttggtcctaaggcagatgagtttatgagctatcttggagttgtttctcgtgagaggctctccattttgattaattcatgggatgaggtttcagaggttgatcggaacatgctatgggaggatgttctg gcaaactttgacattcctgatgtggaaccgcttcgatcaaagatattatccaatatcgcacttaaatttcgtacctttaagtcaagactgacatcgagatacatttttggcgaccttaaagacgaaaatccatgtttaaagtaccaacatattgatgaagagacatggcgtctttttagagaaagccgtgaaaatgaggcttggatg gatcgtcggaagaaagctcaagagatagctttgaagaatcttaccccgcacgttatgtctcgttcggggtatagaaaacttgagcaaacactgatggtggaaaaggagaaatctcaacaggggacgtattctgagaatgtggaaacaagggtcacttctcctccaccaccttttcgccatgaaaaatggaagagggcccgaattaaaaagtccggtgcaccaagttccgagcaatccggggttataatcgaaaaaattgtaagttatttttgttattttcaatttttttaa